Proteins encoded within one genomic window of Gloeobacter kilaueensis JS1:
- a CDS encoding FMN-dependent NADH-azoreductase produces MVHILHIDASPRGERSVSRTLAGEFVDKWKAAHPGGTVTYRDLGHNPVPLVDETWIAAAFTPPEARPPELAQAIAISDELVDELLAADRYIFSVPMYNFNVPAGFKAYIDQIVRVGRTFAVTQEGYAGLVAGKKALFITAQGGSYRPGTPAEAYNFQEPYLRAIFGFLGITDVSFIQADTLNRDEPSREKSLAEAQSAVRLTASSW; encoded by the coding sequence ATGGTCCATATTCTGCACATCGATGCGAGCCCGCGCGGCGAGCGCTCCGTCTCCCGCACCCTGGCGGGCGAATTTGTCGATAAGTGGAAAGCTGCCCATCCGGGCGGTACGGTTACCTACCGCGACCTGGGTCATAACCCGGTACCGCTCGTCGATGAAACCTGGATCGCCGCTGCCTTCACTCCACCGGAGGCGCGCCCGCCCGAACTGGCTCAGGCCATCGCCATCTCGGACGAACTGGTAGACGAGCTTCTGGCCGCCGATCGCTACATCTTTTCGGTGCCGATGTATAACTTCAACGTACCGGCTGGTTTCAAGGCATACATCGACCAGATCGTGCGCGTTGGCCGTACCTTTGCGGTCACCCAGGAGGGATACGCCGGGCTGGTGGCAGGCAAAAAGGCACTATTTATCACCGCCCAGGGAGGCAGTTATCGTCCTGGCACCCCCGCAGAAGCTTACAACTTCCAGGAGCCTTACCTGCGGGCCATCTTTGGCTTTCTCGGCATTACCGATGTCAGCTTTATTCAAGCTGATACCCTGAACCGCGATGAGCCGTCCCGCGAAAAATCGCTCGCCGAGGCCCAATCGGCGGTCCGCCTGACAGCGAGTAGCTGGTGA
- a CDS encoding phosphotransferase enzyme family protein: MTSSNNLPWLQPVVDAFQLGEPQRLTRLQTGQIQQTWQLETNSAAYICQSLHPAFDKAVTEDAEAVSCYLSNQGFGIPRFMRTRQGDLHLDWQEQSWRVMNCLPGRSHRRAPSAAYLQHAGRAAGHLHRLLSDFDHDFQFQLPNFHASEQIWQQLFAHPSDPHVEFEWLFLIEQIPALLLPADLPRQIIHGDLKLTNFLFDEAGAVVGIVDLDTFMYHNLYVELGDALRSWCTAGEHFDLMALQASLEGYAEAGALHALDPGCLIAAIKLITLELAMRYLIDYFEDCYFQWDPAAYGSRCAHNLARCRRQIAVYRDLVRQHNELEQIVAAVFISEPRVVEVAV; encoded by the coding sequence ATGACCAGCAGCAACAATCTTCCGTGGCTGCAACCTGTTGTAGATGCATTCCAGCTGGGAGAGCCTCAGCGACTGACCCGGCTGCAAACTGGCCAGATCCAGCAGACCTGGCAGCTTGAGACCAACAGCGCCGCCTACATTTGCCAGAGCCTCCACCCGGCCTTCGACAAGGCGGTGACTGAGGACGCCGAGGCGGTGAGCTGCTATTTATCTAACCAGGGCTTTGGCATTCCGCGATTTATGCGAACGCGCCAGGGGGATCTGCACCTCGACTGGCAGGAGCAATCCTGGCGGGTGATGAACTGCCTGCCGGGCCGCTCGCACCGCCGTGCTCCCAGCGCTGCCTACCTGCAACACGCAGGCCGGGCCGCCGGTCACCTGCACCGCCTCTTATCTGACTTTGACCACGATTTTCAGTTTCAATTGCCTAACTTTCATGCCAGCGAGCAGATCTGGCAGCAGCTATTCGCCCACCCCAGCGATCCGCACGTAGAGTTCGAGTGGCTTTTTCTTATCGAGCAGATCCCGGCTCTGCTGTTACCAGCCGATCTGCCTCGCCAGATCATCCATGGCGACCTCAAGCTCACCAATTTTCTTTTTGACGAGGCGGGCGCGGTGGTTGGGATAGTGGACCTCGACACGTTCATGTACCACAACCTCTACGTCGAGTTGGGCGACGCCCTGCGCTCCTGGTGTACGGCAGGCGAACATTTCGATCTCATGGCACTGCAAGCCAGTCTCGAAGGTTACGCCGAGGCCGGTGCCCTCCACGCCCTCGATCCTGGCTGTCTCATCGCTGCCATCAAGCTCATCACCCTCGAACTGGCGATGCGCTACTTGATCGACTACTTCGAGGACTGCTACTTCCAGTGGGATCCGGCAGCCTATGGGAGCCGGTGCGCCCACAACCTCGCCCGCTGCCGCAGGCAGATTGCCGTTTACCGCGACCTGGTGCGCCAGCACAATGAACTGGAGCAGATCGTCGCCGCTGTCTTTATATCAGAACCACGAGTGGTCGAAGTGGCGGTTTAA
- a CDS encoding NAD(P)/FAD-dependent oxidoreductase yields MLSITSVSGAEIAIDRAPVFVLGAGPAGLACAYTLSKLGLPVVVVERDDQVGGLARSIVHKGFILDYGPHRFFTKLAPVLDLWNEVLGDEQVTVNRLTRIYYGDRYFSYPLKAFEALFMLGLIESSRIVLSYATAQLFPNPAPRNFAEWVTGRFGRRLFEIFFEGYTEKLWGIPCTEISAEWAAQRIKGLSLLAAVRGALFGNSGRVKSLIDQFQFPRLGSGQLYERMATALREQGQSLLLNTEVVGLTHAGGRVNAVRLKDRTSGREYRAECSAVVSSIPLTRLVEQLEPTAPEAVLAAARSLRFRNTVLVYLFVESHALFPDNWLYINDPTVALGRVTNFANWSPAMLPENGTCTPLCCEYWCQFDGPWTMGDAALVERAEQDLRRIRLLDQQKVIEGFVVRLPRTYPIYAGNYEQALSTLRAHLQQFSNLQVVGRYGAFKYNNQDHSLLMGILAARNVLQPGQHNLWAVNSDSEYHEEVKVAAASAVR; encoded by the coding sequence ATGCTATCAATTACATCTGTCTCCGGGGCAGAGATTGCTATCGATCGCGCACCCGTCTTTGTTCTCGGAGCTGGTCCTGCCGGGCTTGCTTGCGCCTATACTCTGAGCAAGCTCGGTCTGCCCGTGGTCGTCGTCGAGCGCGACGATCAGGTGGGTGGATTGGCAAGAAGTATTGTGCATAAGGGCTTTATCCTCGACTATGGTCCCCATCGCTTCTTCACCAAGCTCGCTCCCGTTCTCGACCTGTGGAACGAAGTTTTGGGCGATGAGCAGGTGACCGTCAACCGCCTGACGCGCATCTACTACGGTGACAGGTACTTTTCTTATCCGCTCAAAGCCTTCGAGGCGCTCTTTATGCTGGGACTGATTGAGAGTAGCCGCATCGTGCTCTCCTACGCAACGGCGCAGCTATTTCCCAATCCAGCGCCGCGCAACTTTGCTGAGTGGGTGACGGGCCGCTTTGGCAGACGGCTCTTTGAAATCTTCTTCGAGGGTTATACCGAAAAACTCTGGGGCATTCCCTGCACTGAAATTTCAGCCGAATGGGCCGCCCAGCGCATCAAGGGATTATCGCTTCTGGCGGCGGTGCGCGGTGCCCTCTTTGGCAACAGCGGTCGGGTCAAAAGCCTCATCGACCAGTTTCAATTTCCCCGCCTGGGCTCCGGCCAGTTGTACGAGCGAATGGCGACTGCGCTGCGGGAACAGGGCCAGAGCCTGCTGCTCAATACCGAGGTGGTGGGCCTTACCCACGCCGGGGGACGGGTGAACGCTGTTCGCCTCAAAGACCGCACAAGTGGCAGGGAGTATCGCGCTGAGTGCTCCGCCGTCGTCTCCTCGATTCCGCTGACCCGGCTTGTCGAGCAATTAGAACCCACTGCTCCAGAAGCGGTCCTGGCGGCGGCCCGTTCGCTGCGCTTTCGCAACACGGTGCTGGTGTACCTATTTGTCGAAAGCCACGCACTGTTCCCGGACAACTGGCTCTACATCAACGATCCGACGGTGGCGCTGGGCCGGGTGACCAACTTTGCCAACTGGTCGCCTGCGATGCTGCCCGAGAACGGAACCTGTACACCCCTCTGCTGCGAGTACTGGTGCCAGTTCGACGGTCCCTGGACGATGGGCGACGCTGCGCTTGTCGAGCGAGCCGAGCAGGATCTGCGCCGCATCCGGCTTTTAGACCAGCAAAAAGTCATAGAGGGCTTCGTCGTCCGTCTGCCGCGCACCTATCCGATCTACGCTGGTAACTACGAGCAGGCGCTCAGCACCCTGCGCGCTCACCTGCAGCAGTTCAGCAACCTGCAGGTGGTGGGCCGCTACGGTGCCTTCAAATACAACAACCAGGACCACAGCCTGCTGATGGGCATCCTGGCAGCGCGAAACGTTCTGCAGCCCGGCCAGCACAATCTGTGGGCCGTCAACTCCGACAGCGAGTACCACGAGGAGGTCAAAGTCGCAGCAGCTTCCGCTGTCCGCTAG
- the smpB gene encoding SsrA-binding protein SmpB produces the protein MPGSSTRKLLIDNRKARFEYEILETYSAGLALLGSEVKAIRAGRANLTDAFARIQAGEVLLYNMHISPLQTAGAFAHDPLRTRKLLLKRREINKLTGRVEEKGLTLVPLKLYLEGSWIKLDLGLARGKKLYDKREDVKKREAKRDMERALRR, from the coding sequence ATGCCCGGCAGTTCGACGCGCAAATTACTCATCGATAACCGCAAGGCCCGCTTCGAGTACGAGATTCTCGAAACCTACTCGGCGGGTCTGGCTCTCCTGGGCAGCGAGGTCAAGGCGATTCGTGCCGGTCGCGCCAACCTCACCGATGCTTTCGCCCGCATCCAGGCGGGCGAGGTACTCCTTTACAACATGCACATCTCCCCTTTGCAGACCGCCGGTGCCTTTGCCCACGATCCTCTGCGCACGCGCAAACTCCTCCTCAAGCGCCGCGAGATTAACAAGCTCACTGGCCGCGTCGAAGAAAAGGGCCTGACCCTGGTGCCGCTCAAACTTTACCTCGAAGGCAGCTGGATCAAGCTGGACCTGGGCCTGGCGCGGGGCAAAAAGCTCTACGACAAGCGCGAGGACGTTAAAAAGCGCGAGGCCAAGCGGGATATGGAGCGGGCGCTGCGCCGTTAG
- a CDS encoding glycosyltransferase family 39 protein, which yields MSEKFNRTDPIAGGLLTLLWLFVVFAINPLGNFPLNDDWAYGKAVQSILAGDFRLTDWAPASQVAQSLWGALFCLPAGFSFDALRFSTLVLGWIGVIATYALARDMYASWPVALIAALVVLFNPAYLNLAYTFMTDVPFYTFCVLAIVFLLRGLRRDTNGEMALGTLFACAATLTRQFALVLPFAFCLAYVTHYGLRPRRCIKALVPLAVVLLCLGFYQGWLSASGRLPQMYSEQAGELVRGYFRADSLAHVARSLAQAALYSGLFLFPWLLIPAWASWRELPLRQRLLYGGGSSLIALALFAVVAAGRPLLPDGLIPYIFGGVLFDFGIGFPILKDTFTLWLPHMPKGPVLFWVGVTVVGIFGAALIAYFSLLAIERRPRAWTAVFALTGSLAYFLLIATRTASYDRYFLFFLPLLIVLALAQPATVSLKQDGILLALCLVLSTAYGVFSTAAVHDYLAWNRVRWQALRAGMAAGRLTPANTDGGFEFNGWYNYDPRYKATPGKSWWWVDRDDYTVAFGPIAGYALYERYPFERWLPVGASQVLILRRTTP from the coding sequence ATGAGTGAAAAGTTCAATCGTACCGATCCGATCGCTGGAGGTCTGCTCACACTCCTCTGGCTGTTCGTCGTTTTTGCTATCAACCCGCTCGGCAACTTTCCGCTCAACGACGATTGGGCTTATGGAAAAGCTGTACAATCTATTCTCGCTGGCGACTTTCGGCTGACGGACTGGGCTCCGGCAAGCCAGGTTGCCCAGAGCCTCTGGGGGGCACTTTTTTGCCTGCCCGCCGGTTTTTCCTTCGACGCGCTGCGCTTCTCGACGCTGGTGCTGGGTTGGATTGGAGTGATTGCCACCTACGCACTTGCTCGGGACATGTATGCAAGCTGGCCGGTGGCGCTGATCGCCGCTCTGGTGGTGCTCTTTAACCCGGCCTATCTCAATCTTGCCTACACCTTCATGACGGACGTGCCGTTTTATACCTTCTGTGTCCTGGCGATCGTCTTTTTGTTGCGGGGCCTCCGCCGGGACACGAACGGCGAGATGGCCCTCGGCACCCTCTTTGCCTGCGCTGCCACCCTGACCCGCCAGTTTGCCCTGGTGCTGCCTTTTGCCTTTTGCCTGGCGTATGTTACCCACTATGGCCTGCGGCCACGCCGATGCATCAAAGCCCTGGTGCCGCTCGCCGTCGTACTCCTGTGCCTGGGGTTCTATCAGGGCTGGTTGAGTGCGAGTGGTCGGTTGCCCCAGATGTACAGCGAGCAGGCGGGAGAACTGGTAAGAGGCTACTTTCGAGCTGACAGCCTGGCGCACGTCGCCCGCTCCCTGGCCCAGGCGGCTCTCTACTCGGGCCTTTTTTTGTTTCCCTGGCTGCTCATACCGGCGTGGGCGAGCTGGCGGGAACTGCCCTTGCGTCAGCGCCTGCTCTATGGCGGCGGCAGCAGTCTCATTGCCCTCGCCCTGTTTGCCGTCGTTGCGGCGGGCCGCCCGCTGCTGCCGGACGGATTGATTCCTTATATCTTCGGGGGCGTGCTCTTCGATTTTGGTATCGGTTTTCCGATTCTCAAGGACACCTTTACCCTCTGGCTGCCACACATGCCCAAAGGACCCGTGCTCTTTTGGGTCGGCGTTACGGTCGTGGGCATTTTTGGGGCGGCGCTCATCGCCTATTTTTCGCTCCTGGCCATCGAACGGCGGCCCAGAGCCTGGACGGCTGTATTCGCCCTCACCGGCAGCCTCGCCTACTTTTTGCTCATCGCGACGCGGACAGCTTCCTACGACCGCTACTTTCTTTTTTTCCTGCCGCTCCTCATCGTGCTCGCCCTCGCCCAACCGGCCACTGTCTCGCTCAAACAGGACGGCATACTTCTTGCGCTCTGTCTGGTCCTGAGCACGGCCTACGGGGTCTTCTCCACCGCCGCCGTCCACGACTACCTGGCCTGGAACCGGGTGCGCTGGCAGGCGTTGCGCGCCGGCATGGCTGCAGGCCGCCTCACCCCTGCCAACACCGACGGCGGCTTCGAGTTCAACGGCTGGTACAACTACGACCCGCGCTACAAGGCTACGCCGGGCAAAAGCTGGTGGTGGGTGGACCGCGACGACTACACCGTGGCCTTTGGCCCAATCGCCGGGTACGCACTCTACGAGCGCTATCCGTTCGAGCGCTGGCTGCCGGTTGGTGCCTCGCAGGTGCTCATCTTGCGGCGCACGACTCCTTAG
- a CDS encoding shikimate dehydrogenase — protein sequence MSDSFIVRGSTRLLGLLGYPVAHSLSPAMHNAVIARLGLDLVYVPLPVAPTDLAVALAGLRRSGFIGFNVTIPHKQAVLSLLDGLTSEAERAGAVNTIRQEADGRLVGANTDIAGFIAPIADLPLQGHATILGCGGSALAVALGCAALGFERIRVLGRDHDRLAAFEARLAPMPAISVHPWEEQEALLADTGLLVNTTPVGMAPSTAASPLAELSLLPPTACVYDLIYRPRPTRLLQLAAAQGLRTVDGLPMLVAQAEAAFCFWTGLKPPDGLMLQAGELALGTGSDDAER from the coding sequence ATGTCCGATTCTTTTATCGTCCGGGGTTCGACCCGGCTTCTGGGGCTGCTCGGTTATCCGGTGGCCCACTCGCTCTCCCCGGCGATGCACAACGCCGTCATCGCCAGGCTCGGCCTCGATCTGGTCTATGTGCCGCTTCCGGTGGCCCCCACCGATCTGGCCGTGGCCCTGGCTGGGCTGCGCCGTTCAGGCTTTATTGGCTTTAACGTCACCATTCCCCACAAGCAGGCTGTTCTATCCCTGCTGGATGGACTCACGAGCGAGGCGGAGCGCGCCGGAGCGGTGAACACGATCCGCCAGGAAGCGGACGGTCGTCTGGTGGGAGCGAATACTGACATCGCGGGTTTCATCGCCCCGATCGCGGATCTGCCCCTGCAAGGCCATGCCACGATCTTAGGCTGCGGTGGTTCGGCGCTGGCGGTGGCCCTGGGCTGTGCCGCCCTGGGCTTCGAGCGCATCCGGGTGCTGGGGCGCGATCATGACAGGCTCGCTGCCTTTGAGGCCCGGCTTGCCCCCATGCCTGCCATCAGCGTTCACCCCTGGGAGGAGCAGGAGGCGCTGCTGGCTGATACGGGCTTGCTGGTCAACACCACGCCCGTCGGCATGGCCCCATCCACCGCCGCCAGTCCGCTTGCCGAGCTGAGCCTCCTGCCCCCTACCGCCTGCGTCTACGACCTTATCTATCGGCCCCGACCGACCCGGCTATTGCAACTGGCCGCCGCCCAGGGTCTGCGCACCGTCGATGGCCTGCCGATGCTGGTGGCCCAGGCGGAGGCGGCTTTTTGCTTCTGGACGGGGCTGAAGCCACCCGACGGCCTGATGCTCCAGGCAGGAGAACTTGCTCTGGGTACGGGCAGTGATGACGCAGAGCGGTAG
- a CDS encoding alpha/beta hydrolase — MLRVAGRWLLVFAALVTLAGPARSAESLLFNYGPFGLSLPVADLDSYVQTGKVSDKLAYLINLAGSGDLASLRNVLITPLPVNLALVSRITYSPVGERVLQRLGSLLPTEAGNSSFHALRAALLLGAGSPGGLTLLSFLQSYPLTTLKVDVSSGEQVGREVASLFDLGEVTFSAVEKQAEADTVAEPPAAGTADPRQTGPFRTEVRTLSFNNPRYAQAEDWLRLASTAQITADVYLPVGTARPAPLIVISHGVASDRRTFGWLAQHLASWGFAVAALDHPGSDKKRAAELFSGVSGSGGPGEFIARPQYISALLDKLERLSRTDPAWQGRLNASQSGIVGHSMGGYTALTVGGATIDYDTVHSVCDNRDRLVELVNSALLLECGTLLLPATAPTEFRDERIKAVFAINPIGAAVFGRPGMGRVAVPTLMVSANKDAFARPELEQFLPFSFLKVPQKYLVLARNATHFTPTIDPGQTASVLPIPKEFVGPDPASYFTALRAVTVAFFKTQLAGEPSYAPFLQQGYVGSLSQPPYQFSSITSLDNPQIRKLLDEALRKARNTVRP; from the coding sequence ATGCTCCGAGTGGCAGGAAGATGGCTGTTGGTTTTTGCCGCGCTGGTAACCCTGGCTGGTCCGGCCCGCTCAGCAGAGAGTCTGCTATTTAATTACGGTCCTTTTGGCCTGTCGCTACCGGTAGCAGACCTCGACAGCTACGTGCAGACCGGCAAGGTGAGCGACAAGCTCGCCTATCTAATCAATCTGGCAGGGTCGGGGGATCTCGCCAGCCTGCGAAACGTCCTCATTACCCCCCTGCCTGTCAATCTGGCGCTGGTTTCTCGAATCACCTACTCGCCGGTGGGCGAGCGCGTCCTGCAACGGTTGGGCAGCCTGTTGCCTACCGAGGCAGGCAACAGCAGCTTTCATGCCCTGCGCGCCGCGCTGTTGCTGGGGGCGGGTTCCCCCGGCGGCCTGACGCTGCTCAGTTTTTTACAGAGCTATCCGCTCACGACCCTCAAGGTCGATGTCTCCTCCGGCGAGCAGGTGGGCAGGGAGGTGGCCAGTCTGTTCGACCTGGGCGAAGTCACCTTCAGCGCCGTCGAAAAGCAGGCGGAGGCTGACACTGTTGCCGAGCCACCGGCTGCAGGTACGGCGGACCCGCGCCAGACTGGTCCTTTTCGCACCGAGGTGCGCACCCTGTCCTTCAACAACCCCCGCTATGCCCAGGCGGAGGACTGGCTGCGCCTCGCATCAACCGCCCAGATCACAGCGGATGTCTATCTACCGGTGGGCACTGCTCGCCCTGCCCCCCTTATCGTCATCTCCCACGGCGTCGCCTCGGATCGCCGGACCTTCGGCTGGCTGGCTCAGCACCTGGCTTCCTGGGGTTTCGCCGTAGCGGCCCTCGATCACCCCGGATCCGACAAAAAGCGCGCCGCCGAACTCTTCAGCGGCGTGAGCGGTAGCGGCGGTCCCGGTGAATTCATCGCCCGCCCCCAGTACATCTCAGCGCTTCTCGATAAACTGGAGCGGCTCTCCCGGACGGACCCTGCCTGGCAGGGGCGACTGAACGCCTCCCAGAGCGGCATTGTCGGTCATTCGATGGGTGGTTACACCGCTCTGACTGTGGGAGGAGCCACTATCGACTACGACACGGTGCATTCGGTCTGCGACAACAGAGACCGGCTGGTGGAACTGGTCAACTCTGCTTTGCTGCTCGAATGCGGTACCTTGCTGTTACCAGCCACCGCCCCGACCGAATTTCGCGACGAGCGCATCAAAGCTGTGTTTGCGATCAATCCGATCGGGGCCGCTGTCTTTGGCAGACCGGGAATGGGCCGCGTCGCCGTGCCGACACTCATGGTCTCAGCCAACAAGGATGCCTTTGCCCGGCCAGAGCTGGAGCAATTTTTGCCCTTCAGCTTCTTGAAAGTCCCGCAAAAATATCTCGTGCTGGCCCGCAACGCCACCCACTTCACACCGACCATCGACCCTGGGCAAACCGCCTCGGTACTGCCTATTCCCAAAGAATTCGTCGGCCCGGATCCTGCAAGCTACTTCACTGCCCTTCGGGCGGTCACCGTTGCTTTTTTCAAGACGCAGCTGGCAGGTGAGCCGTCCTACGCCCCGTTTCTGCAACAGGGTTATGTGGGCTCCCTCAGCCAGCCGCCCTACCAGTTCAGCTCGATCACCTCCCTCGACAATCCCCAGATTCGCAAACTGCTCGACGAGGCACTGCGAAAAGCTCGCAATACGGTTCGGCCTTGA
- a CDS encoding winged helix-turn-helix transcriptional regulator — MTVLKHHSDPCPMNTLLRLLSGPWTLYILWNLRSNGPLRYGALKRCIPGISSRILAERLRMLVEAGLIHREYEPTVPPQVTYSLTERMEDLVVVLDQIHDIAQRWYRCEEPVPTSTH; from the coding sequence ATGACAGTTCTCAAGCACCACAGCGATCCCTGTCCGATGAATACGCTGCTCAGGCTGCTGAGCGGTCCCTGGACGCTTTATATTCTCTGGAACCTGCGCTCGAACGGCCCCCTGCGCTACGGAGCGCTCAAGCGCTGCATCCCCGGCATCTCCTCGCGCATCCTTGCAGAGCGGCTGCGGATGCTGGTGGAGGCGGGGCTGATTCATCGCGAGTACGAGCCGACGGTGCCGCCCCAGGTGACCTACAGTCTCACCGAACGTATGGAGGACCTGGTTGTCGTCCTCGATCAGATCCACGACATTGCCCAGCGCTGGTACAGGTGCGAGGAGCCTGTACCCACTTCAACCCACTAA
- a CDS encoding FAD/NAD(P)-binding protein, producing MQHTTAFQRITSQLSQRPDPDRCRRSPFTIAIVGAGFSGTLLAFHLSRLCGPLPVRLVLIERASRFAQGAAYSTRCPLHLLNVPAGRMSALPEAAGHFVNWLAQEGLDADPDSFQPRQVYGRYLRSLFDQSTEHFAGLEHLRGEVTAVLPNPDGTAAIVELADGSSLTADRVVLALGNLSPAQPLAGHWDFYQSPRYARDPWSETLFSGLDPQAPVLLVGSGLTMVDKVLELEEAGHRGAIFVLSRRGLMPLAHRFPRGRARLPALLPATADGWCRLLRQLARESADWQHVVDGIRPLTEQIWSAFSLQEQHRFLRHLRPYWEVHRHRIAPEVARQIEQVRTSGRLQALAGRLLAFYERADGVEVVFRPRGSGERQSLKVERVVNCTGPESRIERIAEPLIRRLHAQGLIRANQTGLGLDVTAGGALIDHSGTASRLLFTIGPLRKGCLWETTAVPELRGQAAVLARQLLEPVLANLTAAGGQGQNS from the coding sequence ATGCAACATACCACCGCTTTTCAACGGATTACCTCTCAGCTATCCCAGCGGCCCGACCCGGATCGCTGCCGCCGCTCACCGTTTACGATTGCCATCGTCGGAGCGGGTTTCAGCGGCACGCTATTGGCCTTTCACCTTTCACGGTTGTGCGGTCCGCTGCCGGTGCGGCTGGTGCTCATCGAGCGGGCGAGCCGCTTTGCCCAGGGCGCGGCCTACTCTACCCGTTGCCCCCTGCATCTTCTAAACGTACCGGCGGGCCGGATGAGCGCGCTGCCCGAGGCGGCGGGTCATTTTGTGAACTGGCTTGCGCAGGAAGGTCTGGACGCGGACCCGGACAGCTTTCAGCCGCGCCAGGTATACGGGCGCTACCTGCGCAGCCTTTTTGATCAGAGTACCGAGCATTTTGCTGGTCTTGAGCACCTGCGCGGTGAGGTAACGGCGGTGCTGCCCAATCCGGACGGTACCGCCGCTATAGTCGAGCTGGCGGACGGCTCGTCGCTGACGGCGGACCGGGTGGTGCTGGCTCTGGGCAATCTCAGCCCCGCCCAACCGCTTGCCGGTCACTGGGACTTTTATCAAAGCCCGCGCTACGCCCGCGATCCCTGGTCAGAAACCCTCTTTAGCGGACTCGATCCCCAGGCACCGGTGCTGCTGGTCGGGAGCGGACTCACGATGGTGGACAAGGTGCTGGAGCTGGAGGAAGCAGGCCACCGGGGAGCGATCTTCGTGCTCTCGCGGCGGGGGTTGATGCCCCTTGCCCACCGTTTTCCCAGGGGACGGGCCAGGCTACCCGCTCTCCTGCCAGCCACGGCAGATGGCTGGTGCCGCCTGCTGAGGCAACTGGCGCGGGAGAGTGCCGACTGGCAGCATGTCGTCGATGGCATCCGGCCCCTCACCGAGCAGATCTGGAGCGCGTTCAGCCTCCAGGAGCAGCACCGCTTCCTGCGCCATCTGCGCCCCTACTGGGAGGTGCATCGCCATCGCATCGCTCCCGAGGTGGCCCGCCAAATCGAGCAGGTCCGAACAAGTGGCCGCTTGCAGGCTCTCGCTGGCCGTCTGCTGGCTTTTTATGAGCGGGCGGACGGCGTGGAGGTCGTCTTTCGACCGCGTGGCAGCGGCGAGAGGCAGTCACTCAAGGTCGAGCGGGTCGTCAATTGTACCGGCCCCGAGAGCCGCATCGAGCGCATCGCAGAACCGCTCATCCGCAGGTTGCACGCCCAGGGTCTTATCCGGGCCAATCAAACTGGGCTCGGACTCGACGTGACGGCGGGCGGTGCGCTGATTGACCACAGCGGCACAGCGTCCCGGTTGCTCTTTACGATCGGTCCCCTGCGCAAGGGGTGCCTGTGGGAGACGACGGCGGTTCCAGAACTGCGGGGGCAGGCGGCGGTTCTTGCCCGGCAACTGCTTGAGCCTGTGCTGGCCAATCTGACGGCAGCGGGGGGGCAGGGGCAGAACAGCTGA